The genomic stretch ggagaggtgcGTTTGATTTCTCCTGCAGCTCTGAcagggaaggagaggagaggtgtgtttgatttctcctgcagctctgatagggaaggagaggagaggtgtgtttgatttctcctgcagctctgatagggaaggagaggagaggtgcGTTTGATTTCTCCTGCAGCTCTGATAGGAAGGAGAGGTGTGTTTGATTTCTCCTGCAGCTCTGAAGGAGATAGATGTGTgcaaaggaggagaggagaagtgCGTTTGATTTCTCCTGCAGCTCTGataggaaggagaggagaggagtgcGTTTGATTTCTCCTGCAGCTCTGataggaaggagagaggagaggtgcGTTTGATTTCTCCTGCAGCTCTGAtagggaaggagaggagaggtgtgTTTGATTTCTCCTGCAGCTCTGATAGGGAAGGAGAGGTGCGTTTGATTTCTCCTGCAGCTCTGataggaaggagaggagaggtgcGTTTGATTTTTCCTGCAGCTCTGATAGGAGGGAGAGCAGAGGTGCGTTTGATTTCTCCTGCAGCTCTGAcagggaaggagaggagaggtgtgTTTGATTTCTCCTGCAGCTCTGATAGGAAGGAGAGTAGAGGAGAGGTGCGTTTGATTTCTCCTGCAGCTCTGataggaaggagaggagaggtgcGTTTGATTTCTCCTGCAGCTCTGATAGGAGAGGAGAGGTGCGTTTGATTTCTCCTGCAGCTCTGAtagggaaagagaggagaggtgcGTTTGATTTCTCCTGCAGCTCTGATAGGGGAGGAGAGGAGCGTTGCGTTTGATTTCTCCTGCAGCTCTGATAGGAAGGAGAGGTGCGTTTGATTTCTCCTGCAGCTCTGATAGGAAGGAGAGGTGCGTTTGATTTCTCCTGCAGCTCTGATAGGAAGGAGAGGTGCGTTTGATTTCTCCTGCAGCTCTGataggaaggagaggagaggtgcGTTTGATTTCTCCTGCAGCTCTGataggaaggagaggagaggtgcGTTTGATTTCTCCTGCAGCTCTGAGACTTGGAGGTGAACCGCCCTCAGCTTGAACTGATTTAACGACTCAGAGTTCAGTCCAACGAGACGCGTCGAGAAAACTCCCGACAACAGAAGTCACAAAATCTGGCAGAAAAGaagaagtgtgtgtctgtgtgtgtgtgtgtgtgtgtgtgtgtgtgtctctctctctgtgtgtgtgtgtgtgtgtgtgtgtgtgtgtgtgtgtgtgtgtgtgtgtgtgtgtgtgtgtgtgtgtgtgtgtctctctctctgtgtgtgtgtgtgtgtgtgtgtgtgtgtgtgtgtctctctctctctctgtgtgtgtgtgtgtgtgtgtgtgtatgtgtgtgtgtctctgtgtgtgtgtctctgtgtgtgtgtgtgtgtctctgtgtgtgtgtgtgtgtctctgtgtgtgttgtctgtgtgtgtgtgtctctgtgtgtgtgtgtgtgtgtgtgtgtgtgtgtgtctcagtgtgtgtgtctctgtgtgtgtgtgtgtgtgtgtgtgtctctgtgtgtgtgtgtgtgtgtgtgtgtgtgtgtgtgtgtgtctctctgtgtgtgtgtgtgtgtgtgtgtggtcagtaAACCATGTCTCCCTCCTCTTTTAGGACCATCATGCACCTGAAGTCGTACCCGAAGCTCGTGCGCTCTGAGCTGCGTCTGGATGTGGTCGGTGTTCAGGCGCCTCAGCGCGGCCAGCTGAGGACCTGCGCCGGTAACCGAGGCAACAGCCGCCTCCCGTTCGGCGTCCTCTCCGCCAACACGCCCCTCTGGCTGCCGGGCGGCGAGAACGACTCGCTGCGGCTCTACCAGACCGCCGCGGAGGACGCGGACGCCACGCCGGACGTCTGGACCGTCATCAAGCCGGGGCACGTCCGGGAGAAGATCGCCATCTTCGCTTCGGACGACCGCTGCACCGCCGGCGTGGCGCCCGGCGCCCGCGTGGCGTCCACGGTCCACGACGTGCCGATGATGTCGGGGCTGTCGCGCGCCACGAAGGCGAAGGGAAGCTGGCAGGAGAACTCCAGCGCCAAACGGCGCCGCAGGTCCGGAAACGAACAGCGGATGAACGCTCGCCAAGCGTCTCCGCGGCGATCTGACAAGGCCGCGGTGGCGGTGGCGGTGGCGACCACGGCGCCGGAGGAGACGAAAGTTTCGGTGGTGGAGATGGTGGCGTTCCTGGAGCAGAGAGCCAGCGAGCCGCCGCAGCAGCCGGACGCCAAGCCGCTGCTCGCCACGCAGAGAAGCTCCGCCTCCATCACGCTGTCCAGAGCCCCGCCCACTGAGGTCAGAGGGGCGGAGCCAGAGAGCGACCGGGGGGAGGAGCCAGAGAGCGTGCGAGTGTCCGACATGGTGGCGAGGCTGGAGTCGGCGTGCGAGAACCGGCCGTCGGCGGGAGATCTGTCGAGGAACAACAGCCTGCGGCGGACGGTGGGACGCGTCCTGCTCGCCGCCGCCACGGACCAGAGCTCCGCCCCCTCGCCATCATCGATTACATCGTCGGACAGGGAGCCAACCGGCTGCTCAGAAACAGCCGTCTCCGCTgtggctaacgctaacgctagcggtagcTCTGGAGACGAGACGCTGGACGGCGCCACAGAGACTCTCACTCAGGCTCCTCCCCTCACACAGGCTCCGCCCACTCCAAAGGTGGAGCCTCTGCCCGGCCTGTTGTTCATGCTCCCTGCCGCTCGCTGTGACCctggcagccaatcagagaagaggaggaggaggaaggcggACCGAGCTCAGCAGGAGGtacgctctctctttctctctgggtATTTAGTTGCTGTAAAACACTGAAGGGgtcagaggacacacacacacacacacacacacacacacacacacacacacacacacagtctcacacacacacacacacacacataccttccttccttccattcagTTGTTTCATTTCAGGTCCTTGATCAATTCCTGTGGCAAATGAATgtaacggtgtgtgtgtgtgtgtgtgtgtgtgtgtgtgtgtgtgtattaatgtggcctgtgtagtttgtgtgtgtttgtgtttgtgtgtgttgtgtgtgtgtgtgtgtgtgtgtgtgttattgtgtgtgtgtgtgtgtgtgtgtgtgtgtgtgtgtgtttgtgtgtgtgtgtgttgtgtgtgtgtgtgtttgtgtgtttgtgtgtgtgtgtgtgtgtgtgttatatctTCCAGGAGATGGTTCAGGATGTGGATACTGGCGTTGtgactctctcctcctccttctcctcctcctcctcctcctcctcctcctcctcctcttcctcgctACCGCGGCGTGCGTCCCCTGACTTCCCTGTTGATGCGCCAGCGGCTGCAGCAGCTGTTGGCGCCCCAGCCCTTCCTCGCCATTCTGCGCACCGTGCTGCGGACGTGCTGCGCTGCTGCCGTAGGCCTGGCGGCCTCAGGTGCACCTGCAGCTTCGGCTCCGTCATGCGGCGACGCTACGGCGTCACGGCCGACTTCGCTGTGGGTATGTCGACCCGACGCCGACCTGCAAGCGAAGGTGCAAAGAAGCGGTGCGGTAGCGGCGGCGATGTGCTGTTGTGCGCTGGCACCACAAGCCGTACTGCCAGGCGCTGCCCTACGGCCCCGGCTACTGGATGTGCTACCAGCCACGGGATCCCAGATTTGTAGCGATGGTCTCCCGACAACCCGCTGGGTGCCGGCGTTCCCACACATCCAGCCATCTACGCATCCCATCACTTCAACTAACACCTTTAACCTGTGTTTTACAGGCTATTTACTCCACTTCCTATCCATTATTCTTTCATACACATGTTCTGTAAATCTAATCACACCAACTTTGGACACCCTTCCTCATTCAGTGCATTTCccctttctttattttcatactATTATGCATTGTATATCTCTCACTGATACATCAACTATCAATCATCACATATGGTACTCTCTATCCTGTAtttcatatgtatatttatatatatatatatatatatataacacatatacatatacatacacaatacatacaatatatatatatatatatacatatatatatacatatatatatatatatatatacatatatatatgtatatatatatgtatatatatgtatatatatatgtatatatatatatatatatatatatatgtatatatatataatatatatattatatatatatatatatatatatatatatatgtatgtatatatgtatatgtgttgtatgtatgtgtgtgtatgtatatgatgtatatatatatgtgtt from Perca fluviatilis chromosome 20, GENO_Pfluv_1.0, whole genome shotgun sequence encodes the following:
- the fbxo34 gene encoding F-box only protein 34 — its product is MHLKSYPKLVRSELRLDVVGVQAPQRGQLRTCAGNRGNSRLPFGVLSANTPLWLPGGENDSLRLYQTAAEDADATPDVWTVIKPGHVREKIAIFASDDRCTAGVAPGARVASTVHDVPMMSGLSRATKAKGSWQENSSAKRRRRSGNEQRMNARQASPRRSDKAAVAVAVATTAPEETKVSVVEMVAFLEQRASEPPQQPDAKPLLATQRSSASITLSRAPPTEVRGAEPESDRGEEPESVRVSDMVARLESACENRPSAGDLSRNNSLRRTVGRVLLAAATDQSSAPSPSSITSSDREPTGCSETAVSAVANANASGSSGDETLDGATETLTQAPPLTQAPPTPKVEPLPGLLFMLPAARCDPGSQSEKRRRRKADRAQQEEMVQDVDTGVVTLSSSFSSSSSSSSSSSSSSLPRRASPDFPVDAPAAAAAVGAPALPRHSAHRAADVLRCCRRPGGLRCTCSFGSVMRRRYGVTADFAVGMSTRRRPASEGAKKRCGSGGDVLLCAGTTSRTARRCPTAPATGCATSHGIPDL